The DNA sequence TAAAATTGGAGTAATACTTGGTGCGGCTTTAATAATTACTCCTTCCGTTAAAAAGTCAATTCCGGTTTGTGACAATAATTCAATTCCAAAACTTCCCAAATGCTTCCAGATCAAATAAGCTGGCATTACAATTTGTGTTTCATAATTTACGCCAATATTTAACATTGAACTTATTTTTATATCAAGTCCCGCAACAGTTGTTGTTCCAAATTTTATTTCATTATCATAATTATCTAATATTTTCTTTTCTGTTAGCCAAATAGGAATTTGCTCAAATGTACGAATTTTTTCAAGCGGATGAATAAATTTTGATTGGTTCCAGACAAATCCTAATTGATAAGAAGGCAAAATTGCAAAATTATTTCCAAAACTATATCCATAACCTTTTCTAAATCCAAGACCAAAACGCCAAATTTTAAAATTAATTTTTATATTCTGCGTATTGTTTGAATTATCATTTAAGTAGGAAGAAAACAGAAAATTATCTTCAAATTCTAAAATGCGATAATTTCCGGCGGGTTTTAAATATCTTTTTCCAAGTTTTATTTCAGAAAGAGAAAGAGGATTAAATTCCGATTCAAAATTTTTGTGTTTTAGTTCACCAAATCCATAAGAAACTTCAATAAAATTTTTGGTTCCGGAAAACCAACTTCCAAAGTTGAAATTATCTTGTGCAGATTTTAAATTTATATTTTCTTGCGGAAAAATTATTTGCGAGGTAAGAAAAGTTATTGTAATAAATTTTGATAAAACTTTATCAAACATAAAAAATCCCCAAAGTTTTAATTGAAAAACCGTTGGGGAAAATTACAAATTTGATGATTAAAAAATATAAACTAATTTCTGGATTTCTTTTCTAAAGTTCTAATTAATGTATCCATCAACACATCATTTTGAACAGGCTTTGTTAGAAAAATATCAACTCCGGCATTGTACGCATTGTCTTTATCTCTTTGAAATGCATGAGCCGATAAGCCGACAACTGGCAAATTTTTATACTCATCCATTTGTCTAATTTCTTGTGTTAACTGCAAACCATCTTTTTTACCTCGTAACGAAATATCCATTAAGATAATATCAAATTTGGAATTATTTAATTTTTCGTAAAAAGTATCGGAAGAATCGCAGATTTCAAGATCAAATTTTCGTTTCAGAAATATTTGAAGGAATTTCTGATTTTCATAATCGTCTTCAACAATTAATAATTTTGGTTTGCTTTGTAGTTCATCACTCATGTTATTACCGCTTTTTGTTTTATTATCGACAAATTAATGTAAATTTTTACTTTATACAGTTCTTTCGTCAAAAAAGTTTTTCACTTATTACTATCGAATAAAAAAAAATAATTTAAAGAAATTTTAAAGAACTGAAACTGCAAATATTGAATTAAGCCGAATTTGCAAGATTGCTAATCAAAAATATTAAATTTCGTTCAATTAAAAAAATAATTAAGAATATTTTGTCGTAATATCTGATTATTTGAATTAAAAATTTACGAATAAAATTTTTAATGTTTTTAAGAATTACGATTATTATTTTATTTACTAATCAATTAGCTATTTTGCAAATAAAAAATTCATCACATTATAATGATAAAAGTAATTTTAAAACCGGCACGTGAAAAATCATTATTGAGAAAACATCCTTGGGTTTTTTCCGGAGCGATTGAAAAAGTTTTGGGAAATCCGCAAAATGGTGAAACTGTTGAAGTTTTTTCATCAAAAAATATTTGGTTGGGAAGAGGAGCTTTTTCAATTCAATCGCAAATTAGAGTTAGAATTTGGACTTTTGATGAATCCGAAAATATTGATATAACTTTTTTTGAAAAGAGAATAAAATCAGCAATCGATTTAAGAAAATCCATAATTGAAAAAAATAGTAATTCGTTTAGAATATTAAATTCAGAATCTGATGGAATTCCCGGTTTAATCTTTGATAAGTATAATGAATTTTTAGTTTGCCAATTTTTATCTGCCGGAGCGGAATTTTGGAAAAGTCAAATTATTGAAGCGGTAAAAAATGTAATTCCATCAAAAGGAATTTATGAAAGATCAGATGTTGATGTGCGTAAAAAAGAGGGACTTGAACCTAAAATTGGAAATTTATTTGGTGAAGAACTGCCCGATTTTATTGAAATTATTGAGAACGGGATTAAATTTTTTGTCGATGTAAAAAAAGGACATAAAACCGGTTTCTATTTAGATCAAAGAGATAATAGAAAATTAATTTCAGAATTTGCCAAAGAAAAAAATGTACTGAATTGTTTTTCATATTCCGGAGGATTTAGTCTTTATGCATTAAAATCCGGTGTAAATTCAGTTACAAATATTGATTCGTCATCTGATGCTTTGAAATTGTCGTTGAAGAATGTTGAGTTAAATAATTTTCCTAAGGGAAAAAATATAAATGTAGAAGGCGATGTTTTCAAAATATTGAGAAAATATCGTGATGAAAATAATTTATTTGATTTGATAATTCTTGATCCGCCTAAATTTATTGAGTCCAAAGCAAATATTAATAAGGCGAGCAGAGGATATAAAGATATAAATATGCTTGCGTTTAAAATCTTAAATAAAGGTGGAATTCTTTTTACGTTTTCTTGTTCGGGATTAATGGATAGAGAATTGTTTCAAAAAATTGTTTCGGATGCAGCAATTGATGCTGGAAAAAATGTGAAAATTATTAAATGGCTTACTCAATCTTTTGATCATCCCGTTGCTTCAAATTTTCCGGAAGGATTATATTTGAAAGGATTAATTTGTTATGTTGAATAAATACAACATATAAAAAATATTTCAAAAATCTCAAACAACAAGTACGAAATAACAAAAAAATACCAAATTCAAAAAAATAAAATTTCAGAATTAAATTTTGGTTATTGGAGATTATTTTAAATTTGTTTTCTGCGATTTGGAGTTTTTAGAGGTTCACTAAATTTTACGGTTTAAATAAACCTGCTTCATTTACTCCAATTAATCCGGCAGAATAAGTCCTTTCATCAACTTGTAATAACCGTTTTTCCATTTTTGTTGTCATCAATTTAAACTTGCGGATTTTATCTAACTTTTGTGCAATCAATTCCATTGTGTTATTATCAGTCTGCCAATTATATTTATCAAAAATTTTCAAATTTAATGGAACTGTATAACCGCGCAAAGTTTTTTCTTTTGTAGTATTATAATATTGTTCAAAATATGAAAGAACTAATTCCCGCAAAGTTTTATAAATTGGTTCACGAAATCTTAATCCAACAAAATTTGATTTTGCAATTGCTCCCCAATGATTATCAATTTTAAATAAAGCAAGAATGTGATCATCATCTCTTTTGTTTGGCAGCATATCTAAAATTATTGGTTGAAATCCAATTTGACTCAATGCTGATGCGGCGAAAACAGCTCCATCAAAACAATGCCCGACTTTTTCATTAAAAACTCTCAAGGGACATCTGTAAATAGGATCTGAGCTGTACTCAATTGAATCTAGAAATAATTGAATTTTTTCAATTGAATTTAATTTTAAGAAAATCTTTCTTTGTTCAGATTTTAAAGAATTTAAAAGAGAGGAATTATTTTTCATTTAATACGAATAATAGTTTATAATTATTTTAAAACTATCATTTTCTTTGTTTGAATAAAAGCTCCGGATTTTAATTGATATAAATAAATTCCACTCGATAATGGGCTTGCATCAAATTCAATTTTGTAATTTCCGGGTTTTTGTTTTTGATTTACTAAAGTTGCAACTTCTCTTCCTAAAATATCAAATACTTTTAATGATATATTATTATTGTTATTTCGACCAACGGGAAAAATCTCTATACTATTAGAATTTTGAGATCTCTCACCCCTTTGGGGATTCGAGATGACAGAAGGTTCTGGAACAGAATATTCTATTGTTGTAGTTGGGTTAAACGGATTTGGATAATTTTGTGAAAGATAAAATTCTGTTGGAAGATTTGTTAAATTCTCTTTTACACCTACTAAAGTTGTATCGCCAAATTTTTTGCCATTTATAAATGCGGCAATTAAATTCTGGTATTCATCATATGACTCAAAATGTCCCTTATGCTGATAAGTTTTTCCAAAATTTTTTGCATAAGAATATTCAAAAAAATTAAAAGGACCATCTGAAGAAATCAAATAATTTTTAGTTATTTCTTGTATAGAATTATTTTCGAATATACTTTGAAACTTTTCTTCAGAAAAAGATACATCTTCCATTTCATAAAAATTATTAATTTTAATAAAAGTCT is a window from the Ignavibacteriota bacterium genome containing:
- a CDS encoding response regulator, whose amino-acid sequence is MSDELQSKPKLLIVEDDYENQKFLQIFLKRKFDLEICDSSDTFYEKLNNSKFDIILMDISLRGKKDGLQLTQEIRQMDEYKNLPVVGLSAHAFQRDKDNAYNAGVDIFLTKPVQNDVLMDTLIRTLEKKSRN
- a CDS encoding class I SAM-dependent methyltransferase → MIKVILKPAREKSLLRKHPWVFSGAIEKVLGNPQNGETVEVFSSKNIWLGRGAFSIQSQIRVRIWTFDESENIDITFFEKRIKSAIDLRKSIIEKNSNSFRILNSESDGIPGLIFDKYNEFLVCQFLSAGAEFWKSQIIEAVKNVIPSKGIYERSDVDVRKKEGLEPKIGNLFGEELPDFIEIIENGIKFFVDVKKGHKTGFYLDQRDNRKLISEFAKEKNVLNCFSYSGGFSLYALKSGVNSVTNIDSSSDALKLSLKNVELNNFPKGKNINVEGDVFKILRKYRDENNLFDLIILDPPKFIESKANINKASRGYKDINMLAFKILNKGGILFTFSCSGLMDRELFQKIVSDAAIDAGKNVKIIKWLTQSFDHPVASNFPEGLYLKGLICYVE